A genomic window from Pelagicoccus albus includes:
- a CDS encoding polyprenyl synthetase family protein codes for MLQPHLEALDACLEQQVEKFEPEIREHVSYSIDTGGKRIRPSLIFFSGWNSEGSVDKNLVQLAAVVETVHLATLVHDDIMDEADIRRNRATVAKKYNNATAVLLGDALFSHAVYLATQFPTNEVCREIAVSMRQVCTGEILQTMQRGDPDLDMETYFRVIDLKTAELFRVSCHLGAMLAGFDRSYIEAAAAFGRHLGIAYQIYDDMTDLFGSQEKIGKTLGTDIATGKPTMPIILMRDRLPESEAQELRETLAGKIEADVPRWLEKLKEMGIFEEVRQAIFEEIRKGREAIEHFEDNPSSLHLRTISQLLWNQVAAL; via the coding sequence ATGCTCCAACCTCACCTAGAGGCCTTGGACGCATGTCTCGAGCAACAGGTCGAGAAGTTCGAGCCTGAGATTCGCGAACACGTTTCCTACAGCATCGACACAGGCGGAAAACGCATCCGTCCTTCGCTCATTTTCTTCAGCGGCTGGAATTCGGAGGGATCTGTCGATAAAAACCTAGTTCAGCTGGCTGCAGTTGTTGAGACAGTGCATCTGGCTACTCTCGTCCACGATGACATCATGGACGAAGCGGATATCCGACGTAATCGAGCCACGGTTGCCAAAAAATACAACAACGCTACCGCGGTACTTCTGGGCGACGCACTTTTTTCGCACGCAGTCTACCTCGCGACTCAGTTTCCAACCAACGAGGTTTGCCGCGAAATCGCGGTTTCCATGAGACAGGTTTGCACGGGCGAAATTCTGCAAACGATGCAACGAGGCGACCCAGATCTCGATATGGAAACCTATTTCCGCGTCATCGATCTAAAGACAGCAGAGCTATTCCGCGTATCATGTCACCTAGGCGCAATGCTCGCCGGCTTCGATCGCTCCTACATCGAAGCCGCAGCAGCATTTGGAAGACACCTAGGCATCGCCTACCAGATCTATGACGACATGACCGATCTCTTCGGCTCCCAAGAGAAAATCGGCAAAACACTCGGCACCGATATCGCCACCGGCAAACCGACCATGCCCATCATCCTAATGCGTGACCGACTGCCAGAAAGCGAAGCCCAAGAGCTAAGGGAAACTCTGGCAGGCAAGATCGAGGCAGATGTGCCTCGGTGGCTGGAGAAACTCAAAGAAATGGGAATTTTCGAAGAGGTGCGCCAAGCGATCTTCGAGGAAATTCGAAAAGGCAGGGAGGCGATCGAACACTTCGAAGATAACCCCTCCTCCCTGCACCTACGTACTATCAGCCAACTCCTATGGAACCAAGTGGCGGCCCTATAG
- a CDS encoding sigma-70 family RNA polymerase sigma factor → MSISKAINKTLVSTPERQQEADDDLVIVHKVQEGDVEAFDELVTKYRERIYAVVYNLTSNREDASDLTQDAFIKAFQSIGRFKGKSSFFTWLYRIALNTTLTHLRKNKLRRFLSFEKMNDEDHSAGFIEQLVTDSDSDKRALMNELQEKLNDAFQKLSVKHRTVITLYEIDGLSHKEIAEIVGTSVGTVRSRLHYAKLFLQAELKDYVE, encoded by the coding sequence ATGAGCATCAGCAAGGCCATCAACAAGACCTTGGTCTCCACGCCGGAACGGCAGCAAGAGGCTGACGATGATCTTGTGATCGTGCACAAGGTGCAAGAGGGGGATGTGGAAGCCTTTGACGAGCTGGTCACAAAATACCGAGAACGCATTTACGCCGTTGTCTACAACCTGACTTCCAACCGCGAAGACGCGTCTGACTTAACCCAAGACGCCTTTATCAAGGCGTTCCAGTCCATCGGCAGATTCAAAGGAAAATCGAGCTTCTTTACCTGGCTTTACAGAATTGCTCTGAACACTACCCTCACCCATCTTCGCAAAAACAAGCTGAGACGATTCTTGAGCTTCGAGAAGATGAACGACGAGGACCACTCCGCCGGATTCATCGAACAGCTCGTTACAGACTCTGACTCTGACAAAAGGGCTCTGATGAACGAGCTGCAGGAAAAGCTCAACGATGCCTTCCAAAAACTCTCCGTAAAGCACCGCACCGTAATCACACTCTACGAAATCGATGGTCTCAGTCATAAGGAGATCGCCGAGATCGTCGGGACTTCAGTCGGTACCGTCCGATCGCGACTGCATTACGCCAAACTCTTCCTTCAAGCCGAACTGAAAGACTACGTCGAGTAG
- a CDS encoding S1C family serine protease, which translates to MLRIARFVGALIVTALATLNPATSKSQPLEAELRLIDLYQNFKDAVVKVKIAIQTTDANGDTKVSLTVMTGFYIDSEGTVLTNAVPMEPGPRMRIEHKATQFLAVPIASDPVTNLALLRVAQPPEKIDYIDINASNDSPEIGSIAYAISSPLNLDPTPKLGLVTGRESNFNEVAFPFTYTRVSIPSGPAEGGSPFFDSEGKLIGISVAALPDVDSSYIIPADQLAKIVEQLQSEKSVSHPLIRASFLEQGGQEFGKRSIIVTGLAAESNAEKSDLRVGDKIIQAQDTTLESINQFRDLIAELQPGNFIRLTIERGNQELEIPILLEKRN; encoded by the coding sequence ATGCTGCGGATTGCTAGATTTGTTGGAGCGCTAATCGTTACTGCGCTCGCTACGCTGAACCCAGCGACATCGAAAAGCCAACCGCTCGAGGCAGAATTGAGGCTTATCGATTTGTATCAAAATTTCAAAGACGCGGTCGTTAAGGTCAAAATAGCTATACAAACGACTGATGCAAACGGTGACACAAAGGTTTCCCTCACCGTGATGACTGGATTTTACATAGACAGCGAGGGAACAGTATTAACCAACGCGGTGCCGATGGAGCCTGGTCCAAGGATGCGAATCGAACACAAGGCAACTCAGTTTCTCGCTGTTCCGATCGCCTCCGACCCAGTAACCAACCTTGCGCTTCTCAGAGTCGCTCAACCTCCGGAAAAAATCGACTATATTGACATTAATGCATCAAACGATTCCCCAGAAATCGGATCTATCGCATATGCGATTTCAAGTCCGCTAAACCTGGATCCAACTCCTAAATTGGGATTGGTCACGGGTAGAGAAAGTAACTTTAACGAGGTCGCTTTCCCATTCACTTACACGCGAGTGAGCATTCCCTCCGGCCCGGCAGAAGGAGGATCCCCGTTCTTCGACTCGGAAGGCAAGCTAATCGGCATTAGCGTGGCAGCACTCCCTGACGTCGACTCCAGCTACATCATTCCGGCCGACCAGCTCGCTAAAATAGTTGAGCAACTTCAATCTGAGAAAAGCGTATCACACCCCTTAATACGTGCGAGCTTCCTGGAGCAAGGTGGACAAGAGTTTGGCAAGAGGTCGATAATCGTAACCGGATTAGCGGCAGAATCGAACGCCGAAAAAAGCGATCTTCGAGTGGGCGATAAAATCATCCAAGCCCAAGACACAACCCTCGAGAGCATCAATCAATTTCGCGACCTGATCGCCGAACTCCAGCCAGGCAACTTCATCAGGCTTACCATAGAACGGGGAAATCAAGAGCTAGAAATTCCAATCCTGTTGGAAAAAAGAAATTAG
- a CDS encoding secondary thiamine-phosphate synthase enzyme YjbQ has protein sequence MPVYHSEITIRTNGKRTIEISDQIRNAIRESKFSEGIVTVFCRHTSCSLVLMENADPSARHDLEGFMNRLVPENDPHFTHTYEGPDDMPSHIKMALTRSSETIPFSRSNPLLGTWQGVFLWEHRSSPHSRSIIVTVIGE, from the coding sequence ATGCCTGTATATCATTCTGAGATTACCATCCGCACCAACGGGAAGCGGACCATCGAGATTAGTGACCAAATCAGAAACGCTATCCGCGAAAGCAAATTCAGCGAGGGAATCGTCACCGTCTTCTGCAGGCATACAAGCTGCAGTCTAGTGCTGATGGAAAACGCGGACCCAAGCGCCAGGCACGACCTCGAAGGATTCATGAATAGGTTGGTACCGGAAAATGATCCGCACTTTACCCACACCTACGAAGGTCCAGATGATATGCCGAGCCACATAAAGATGGCCCTGACACGCTCATCCGAAACCATTCCCTTCAGCCGTTCCAATCCTCTCCTAGGAACTTGGCAGGGCGTTTTTCTGTGGGAGCATAGATCCAGTCCGCATTCTAGATCCATTATCGTCACCGTGATTGGCGAATAA
- a CDS encoding type II secretion system protein GspD, translating to MKSNNIIYYAAALFAAGLTSLSGQESVAVEEVPDAFDEQENPVVPETESGPKLTDIDRLFDDPSSAEDSSSNENGEAKTPDSAVVSPLGQDPVGSDLNLASSDLISVDYPNEEIRTVLRNVADLYTLNLVVPDTLVGTTSIKLRDVTWRQIYSVVLDPVGFTFIEEGSIVKVVSRDSLNIEPPVTEIFMVNYADAESIASTLRNLIDAGAGGAVQVDKRSNALIVSERASKMDDIRQIVERLDKPTQQVFIETRFIEVTDTDVKNIGVNWSSLRNYSVGVGNLTREYGDSFERSNSYDNSSESIDSSNVEDVAFESGEASMDGVGTMNGTLIDNLTGQTLIDATSIGESSLISDAVTNLTSLVDTSGVTRTSSAVFTADQFGFVLSALKEQGGSRLVSNPTVVTLNNQEATIAVGEEYPVPRYQYNEETGGFGVDGFDYKSIGVKLSVTPSVNHNGLISLKVLPEVSSRTGVSSFDGADIPIISTRRTTTQIALKDGFTMGIGGLMQSSGSESNNHVPVLGKVPGLGRLFKHESKTDTTRNLLIFITARILPSEEADFEDVFSEETMKAAGIDPVALKNR from the coding sequence ATGAAATCCAACAACATTATATACTATGCAGCTGCATTATTCGCTGCAGGCTTGACCTCATTGTCTGGCCAAGAATCAGTGGCGGTGGAGGAAGTCCCCGATGCTTTCGATGAACAGGAAAATCCAGTAGTTCCAGAGACCGAGTCTGGTCCCAAGCTGACGGACATAGATCGATTGTTTGACGACCCCTCCAGTGCGGAAGACTCAAGCTCTAACGAAAATGGAGAGGCCAAAACTCCTGATAGTGCAGTAGTTTCTCCCTTGGGACAAGATCCTGTCGGTAGTGACTTGAATCTTGCCTCTTCCGATTTGATATCGGTCGATTATCCCAACGAGGAAATTCGCACCGTTCTTCGTAATGTAGCAGATCTATACACTTTAAACTTAGTAGTGCCAGACACTTTGGTAGGTACTACTTCCATCAAGCTGCGAGATGTAACGTGGCGGCAGATCTATTCGGTCGTCTTGGACCCGGTTGGTTTTACTTTCATTGAGGAAGGTTCAATTGTCAAAGTGGTTAGCCGTGACTCTCTCAATATCGAGCCTCCTGTTACTGAGATCTTTATGGTAAACTATGCGGATGCAGAGTCCATCGCCTCAACGCTTCGCAACCTTATCGATGCTGGAGCGGGTGGAGCAGTGCAGGTAGACAAGCGCAGTAACGCTTTGATTGTTTCTGAGCGCGCCTCCAAGATGGACGATATCCGTCAAATCGTAGAGCGTTTGGACAAGCCGACTCAGCAGGTCTTTATCGAGACTCGGTTTATTGAAGTTACCGATACAGATGTTAAGAACATTGGCGTTAATTGGTCCTCTCTACGCAACTACAGCGTGGGCGTAGGGAATTTGACCCGAGAATATGGAGACAGTTTTGAACGCAGCAATTCCTACGACAATAGCAGCGAATCTATTGATTCATCTAATGTTGAAGATGTTGCCTTCGAGTCTGGCGAAGCCTCCATGGATGGCGTTGGTACAATGAATGGTACCTTGATAGACAATCTCACCGGCCAAACTTTGATCGATGCTACTTCAATTGGTGAAAGCTCTTTGATCTCTGATGCGGTAACAAATTTGACCTCACTGGTAGACACTAGCGGTGTGACTCGTACTTCGTCTGCAGTCTTCACCGCGGATCAATTCGGGTTTGTTCTGAGTGCGCTTAAGGAGCAGGGCGGTAGCCGCTTGGTCTCCAATCCAACAGTCGTTACCTTGAATAACCAGGAAGCCACTATTGCGGTGGGCGAAGAGTATCCAGTTCCTCGCTACCAGTACAATGAAGAGACTGGAGGATTCGGAGTGGACGGTTTTGACTACAAGTCGATCGGCGTTAAGTTGAGCGTAACCCCTTCGGTCAATCACAATGGTTTGATTTCGCTAAAGGTACTACCTGAGGTGAGCAGCCGTACTGGCGTGAGCAGTTTCGACGGTGCTGATATTCCAATTATCTCAACCCGTCGTACTACCACTCAGATCGCTCTGAAGGATGGCTTTACGATGGGTATTGGTGGTTTGATGCAGAGCTCGGGTAGCGAAAGCAACAATCATGTCCCTGTCCTGGGTAAGGTGCCTGGACTCGGTCGCCTCTTCAAGCATGAGTCCAAGACCGATACCACCCGCAATTTGCTCATCTTCATCACTGCACGGATTCTACCAAGTGAAGAAGCAGACTTCGAGGATGTCTTCTCCGAGGAGACAATGAAAGCTGCAGGTATCGATCCGGTAGCTCTGAAGAACCGATAG